The sequence TGGTAGTGGCGCGTGGTTTCTCCGCCCGGCTTGAGGCAGCGCTCGTAGGGAAAGGCGGGAACGGCCACCACGGGGGCCGGTTCAGGGGCGGACGGAGGCGCCGCCTGGGCCCGGCCCGGTCCCTGGGGGACGCCGTCGCGGACGAAGAGGGTGGAGGCCCACCCCAGAAGGTAGGCGTCCTCGGCCACGTCCGCCGGAGAGAGGTGCTGGTACCACGCCGGGGTCTCGGTGAAGGCCTTCTGGCCCCGAGCGAAGGCGTCTTCCTGCCAACCGGTCTTCCATAGGTCCGTCGCCATGGGGTCCTCCCTAGGCTCCCGGCGTGAAGGTCACGCGAAGGACCGTCTGACCGAGGCGCACGAGGTCGCCCTCCTTCAGGCGGACCGGGGCCCCGATGCGGGTCTCGTTGACGAAGGTCCCGTTGCTGCTCCCCGCGTCCTCCACCTGCCAGGCGCCCTCCTCGTCCAGGGTGAAGGCGAGGTGTTTCCGGGAGGCCCCGGGGTCGGGCACACAGAGGAGGTTGTCCTCCTTCCGCCCCGCCGAGGCGCCGGGGAACAGGGCGATCCGCCGGCCGATCTGCTGGCCCTTTTCCACGACGATCCATGCCGGAGTGCAAGCGGGGGCTTCGAGGACGGTCCGCTCCGAGTCCGAGGCATCGGCCTTGGCCTGGACGCTGGATCGCGAGGGCGGCGGGGGCGCGGCCTCCGAGAAGGCGTACTGGAGGAGTTCGTCCAGGTCTCCCGCCAGGAGGGTCGTGGCGAAGCCCACTTCCCCGCTCATGAAAAAGGAGAAGAGGTTAAACGGGCCGCGGCAGAAGAGCATCACGTCGTAGGCGATCTGGTCGCCGGTTACGGCGCGGGCCACCGAGAGCGCACCCCGGGAGGCCTCCTGGCAGAGGCCCTCCGCGAAGACACGGCCTCCGGGGCTCATTTCGAAGAGGGGCGTCTCGGACTCGGTCACGGGCTCCAGGAACCCGGCGCGCGCCAGTTCCACGAGGGCGGGCCGGGGGTCCTTGGTCACGCCGAGTTCCTTCACGGGAAGAGGGATCATGGGCGCCACGAAGGAGAGGGGCCACCGGAAATCCGCCGTGGCGGCCTCCTCCAGGCGGGCCTGGATATCGTGTGGAGAGAACACTTCGGCGGCCTCCTCGTGGCGCAGGAGCGCGATGAGGCGCGCGCGCCGGATCTGGGCGCAGGCCGCGAGGAGGGCGAGGACACCGTGGGTGGAGAGGTCGGCGCCCACCCGATCGGGGTTCAGCGAATCGCCGGCGGCGAGGTGGCGTGCCACGAGGAGCCTCAGCTCGGCCTGGGTCCTCAGGCTCACGCGCCGCTCGTCCCCGCCGCGCGCCAGGCTCACCCAGACTCCCGGCAGGGAGGGCGAGAAGGCGAGGAGGCTCCGGCTCACCCGCGTGTCCGCCGCGGCCGTGTGGAAGCGCACCACCCTGGCCGGGGAGGCGAGGACCGAGAGGGCCTTTTCGAAGAGGCCCTTGAGGGCGGGTTCCAGCGCGGAAACCTCCCGGGAGGTTCGGACGACCTCGTCCGGCGCCGGAGCCGCCCCGGGTAGGGCATCGAGGACACCCCGTGCCAGGCCGAGGCTCTTCGCGGCCGCGGCGAGTTCGCCCTCCGTCAGGATCCATTCACCTTGGTCCGTTCGCATGGAGCGCTCCTTCTACCGGTGGGGGAACTGGGCCGAATAGTGGACCACCCTGGAACTTCCCTGGCTGCAGAAAGCGGATGGGTCGGGGTTTCCTGCGGCGTCCACGAATCCGTTCTTCTTCAGGATCTCGTCCATGCGGCCTGGGTTCTCGTAGATCTCCCGGGCCGTCTGCGTCAGGCGCGGGTCGCCGAGGGATTCGCCCACCACGTTGGCGACCTTCTCCGTGCGCCCCACGGCCTTGGCGATGGTGAGCGGGTCGTCGGGGTGCTTGCCGATGCTCGCCGTCTGCTGCTCGAGGACGGAGGGGATTTCGCTGGGCGGGATCCTCGTGGCGTCCTCGGGGAACTTGTAATTGGGATCGTACTTGGCCTTCGTGAGCTGGTTCTGGTCCACGATGGTCTGGCCCGAGACCCGCACGGGGTCCTTGGCCGTCCCGTCGGGGTTCACGGTGTACTTCTCCCCCGACCCCTGGCCCGCTTGCCGGGAGTTGGTGAAGCCCTCGGCGTAGGAGTCGCTCTTGCCCGAGCCGCCCCCGATGCGGTCGTAGCTCTTGTAGTCCACGTCGTCCGCCGTGAGCCCCGTGCGGTCCTGGAGCGACTTGTTGACGCTCGCTTCGTGGGCGTTCGTGAATTTCTTGCTCAGTTCGTCGTAGGCCTCGGATTCGCTGATTCCCCGCTTGGAGGCGTAGTCCTTCACGCTCGCGTCGTCGAAGGTCGTGATGAGGGTCCGGTCGGCGTCGGTCTTGAAGCGCGAGGGCGGGCCCTGGGCGGAGGACCCGCTGTCGCCCACGAGGACCTCCTTGACCTTGACGCCCGTCTGGCTCTGGAAGTCCTCGATGGCGTCCTTCGTGCCCTGTCGGATGGACTGGTTGACTTCGTCCCGCAAGACGGAGTTGATGGCCTTGGCCTCCTCGGCGCTCACGAAGCCCTTCTTCTGCATCTCGATGAGGTCCTTCATGCCGCCGTCCCGGTAGAGGCCGGCCACCACGTCGGGGTCCCCCGTGGCGGCGGCCCGGCGGATCTGCTGCTGGCGGGCCCAATCCTCGGTGCCGATGAGGGGAGACTTGACGGCCCCCTGCTCGGCCCCCTCGGAGGCGGCCTTCGCCCCGGCGCCCGCCGCCTGTTCGGCTCCCTCGGCGCCCGCCTTGCCGAAGCCCAGCGTAAGGCCCTCCTCGCCGGTGACGATATTCCCAAGCCGGGAAGCGCCTTTCCCGAGAGTGTTGGCGCCCGCCGCGAGGGTGTTCTTCCAGGCGGTGCCGGAGAAGAGCTCGCCGGCCTCCTTGACGACGTTCTCGCCGCACTCCGAAAGGCCCGTCCAGGCCCCCCGGGCGGCGCCCTTGAACATGTTCTTGCCCGCCAGCTCGGCGCCCACCATGCCGCCGAAGGCCTTGCCCCCCACGTGGAAGACCCCCCCCACGAACTTTCCGATGAGCTCCTGCTTGATGGTCTCGGTCATGCCCTGCTTCCAGGCCTCGAATCCGTCCGCTCCCCGGTCCACGGCGTCCTTCGTGACCTGGAGGCCCCCCATGGGCACGAACACGAACTCCGATCCGCCCCCCGTGAGGGCGCCGATGGCGATGCGGCCGCCGAGGCCCATCCAGGAGAACTTCCCGTCGCTCGTCTGGCAGGTGGACAGGTTGCGCCCCGTCTCGGCGAAGGCGTTTTTCCAGGACTCCCCGTCGGCGTACCAGGGCTTCTCGGGAGGAGGCATCCGGTTGGGATCGCCGTAGGTGCCGTCCATGCGGCCGCCGATGTAATCCCTCACCTGCTGGATCTTGTCGGGGTCCAGTTTCTTGCCCGAGAGCAGGTCGTTGATCATGTTGCCGACCTTGCCGTAGATGTCCCCCCGCTGGCCGTCGGCGCCGGGCTCCAGCATCCCGTGGTCGAAGGCCGCCTTCTGCATCTTCTGGAGCCGGTCGAGGAGTTCCGCCTGCTCCTTGGCCTTCTGTCCCGCCTCGGCGAACTCCTTGCCCACCGAGATGGTTCCCCGGTCCCGGGCCGTGTAGTCGATGTCGGCCCCCTCCTTGCCGAGCTGGCCGTGAAGCTGTCCCAGCCGCTCGTTCAACTGGTTCAGCCGGGTCTGGTGCTCGGAGGTGTCGAAGCCTCCCTGCTGGGCGCCCCGGATGACGGCTTCGAGGTGGGCCTTCTCTTCCGCGGCGGCCTTGAGGTCCTCCTGGCGGTCGGCGATCCACTGGGCCTTCCGGTCGGCGGCCTCCTTGGCGGCGGCCTCCTCGGCC is a genomic window of Acidobacteriota bacterium containing:
- a CDS encoding FHA domain-containing protein; translated protein: MRTDQGEWILTEGELAAAAKSLGLARGVLDALPGAAPAPDEVVRTSREVSALEPALKGLFEKALSVLASPARVVRFHTAAADTRVSRSLLAFSPSLPGVWVSLARGGDERRVSLRTQAELRLLVARHLAAGDSLNPDRVGADLSTHGVLALLAACAQIRRARLIALLRHEEAAEVFSPHDIQARLEEAATADFRWPLSFVAPMIPLPVKELGVTKDPRPALVELARAGFLEPVTESETPLFEMSPGGRVFAEGLCQEASRGALSVARAVTGDQIAYDVMLFCRGPFNLFSFFMSGEVGFATTLLAGDLDELLQYAFSEAAPPPPSRSSVQAKADASDSERTVLEAPACTPAWIVVEKGQQIGRRIALFPGASAGRKEDNLLCVPDPGASRKHLAFTLDEEGAWQVEDAGSSNGTFVNETRIGAPVRLKEGDLVRLGQTVLRVTFTPGA